Part of the Desulfobotulus mexicanus genome is shown below.
GTACCGATCTCGCCTAAGCTTTTGCTGAGAAAAGGAAGCAGCTCCTCAGGGGCAAGAATCTGTGCCGTTTTATTATAAAGAAAGGTTTTATTGGCAGAACCACCGCCTTTAGCCACAAAAAGAAAGTCGTAATGGTCTCCGGGCACAGAGGAAATATCAATCTGGGCTGGCAGGTTGTTCTCGGTATTCACTTCCCCATACATGGACAAAGGCGCCAGTTGAGAATATCGGAGATTTTCGCCTGTATATGCCTCAAATACTCCCTTGGAAATCCAGAAGGAATCATCCGTACCCGTAAGCACGCCTTCGCCCTTTTTTGCCATGATTTGAGCCGTACCCGTATCCTGACACATGGGAAAAACACCACCAGCACTGATGGCCGCATTTTTCAAAAGCTCCATGGCTACAAAGCGATCATTGGCCGAGGCTTCAGGATCACTTAAGATAAGCGCAAGCTGTTCCAGATGTCCGGTAGAGAGAAAAAAAGAGGCATCCCTGAAAGCCTCCTCTGCAAGCATGGCCAAGCCTTCTGGTTTTACCTCAAGGAAGTTCCTCGTTCCAAAGGATAAGGACCGGACAGATTCTTTTCCTAAAAAACGCCAGCGGATCTTTTCATCGGCAGGACAAAGCACGTTCTGATATTCAAAGGTTTTCATTTTTTCAAAACCACCAGTAAGCCCGAATGGACACAGATATAATTCATTTAATTATCCCTTACTTAAGAATCCGGCCTTCTAAAAAAACAAACTCCGGTCCGGATTTTACTTTTCTGATAAAATTCAGCACCTGCCAGTATAAAATGATTCTTATTGCTTCAGCTTTCCCCTTTTCCAAAAACCACCGGCACCATACCCGAAAGCCCGTGCGTTTCCCCGGCCTCATCCGGTCCGTACATGGAAGTCAGAAAAATTCTCAGAATATCCGCTTCTACCCTACCCCTTCTGCGGGCTGGCACAGGCACCCTGAGCTGAAAAGCAATTTTTTCATGGTCCGGCATCTGCAGGTTGATACGGGGTTCCACAGCAGGGGCATCCAGGGCATGTCGCCTTGAAATGTTATGCATGCGAACCCTGGCCTTTTCAAGGTAAGGAGTGCAGACCGAATTGGCCGCCTCCAGCAGCAGTGCTTCCGCATGCATCCAGTTTTCACCCGCTTTTACCGTTATGGTAATGATATGAAAAACATACTCCTCACCCCCATGGGTTTCATTGCGCACGGCTGCGGAAAGAAAAACCGCATTGGGAATAAAAACACTGACACCCGTATACTGATGGGTACGGATGCCGGACCCCACCTCCATGAGACGAATTCCCATAAGATTCTGATCCAGTACATCCCCATGGATACCATTGACTTCGATGCGGTCGCCAATGGTAAAAGCATGGCAGGCAGTCCTGTAAAAATATCCGATAATATTAAGAAGAAACTCCTTAGTGGCAACCACCACAGCCGCAGCCACAAGCACAAGGCCTGCGCCTATGGACTGAAGCTGCTCGATCCATATCACCACAATCAGAAAAATGACAAAGAAAATGGCTGCATTCCGGACCGTAACCACCCAGCGTCTCCGAACGGTACTGTCCAGATTTTCCTGGCCCAGAATGCTACGCACCGCCCCATGGCGCAGAAGCAGAATGGCACCAATCACCACAAAGCTTGTAATGGCTTTTGCAAGAAAGGTGTTATCAACAACAAAATTCCATTCCAAAAAAGTCAGCTCCCTGCAAAAAGATCAGTCCAGAACAACGGCCTTGTCAATGACCCGGTTCACTTCATCGATGGTGGTCATCCCCCGCAACACCTTTTTCAGCCCGTCATGGTAAATACCCCTGAAGCCCTCATTTTTAGCTGTGGCCTCTATTTCCACAAGGGAGGCATTTCTGGATACAAGATCCCTGATGTCATTGGTAATGAGAAAAACTTCATGCAGGGCCAGCCTGCCAAGATAACCTGTGAAATTACACCTCACACAACCCTTTCCCTTATAGAAAACAACCTTCTCTCCCTCCTCACGGATGAAATACCGGTCCGCTTCCGCATCGGACAGGGTGTAGGATTCTTTGCAGCCCTCACAGATCCTCCGGACAAGGCGCTGGGACATAACACCCAGAAGGGAAGGAGATACTATGTAGGAGGGCACACCGATATCCATCAGCCGGGTAGTGGCCTGAAGGGCAGTATTACTGTGCAGGGTGGAAAGCACCATATGCCCGGTGAGGGCCGCCTGACAGGCAATCCTTGCGGTTTCCAGATCCCTGATCTCACCCACCAGCATGACATCGGGGTCCTGACGCAGAAAGGAACGGAGCACAGCGGCAAAATCCAGCCCTATGGCCGAATTGGCCTGCACCTGATTAACACCTTCAAGCCGGTATTCTACGGGATCTTCCACCGTCATGATGTTTATTTCATCGGTGTTCAAGCGTTTAAGAACAGAAAAAAGGGTGGTGGTTTTACCGGAACCCGTAGGACCTGTAACAAGAAAGACCCCGTTAGGAGAACTGGTAACCGCCTCAATATGGCGAAAGGTTCTATTGGAAAAGTCCAGATCTTCAATGCTTGGAATCTCCCGGACAGCCAGCTGCCCGAGAAGTCTCATGACAACTTTTTCTCCTGCTATGGCAGGGGCAGATGAAAAGCGAATGTCTATGGAGCGGTTTTTCAGTTTCAGGGAAATGCGCCCGTCCTGGGGTCTTCTTCTTTCCGTAATGTCGAGACCTGCCATGACCTTCAGCCGGGACAATACAGGAGCCAGCAGGGAAAGATCCATTTTAAGGCGGGTCTGCAGCAGGCCATCTATGCGGAAACGTATCCGCACCAGCTCTTCCGCAGGATCAATATGTATATCCGTCGCCCTTTCCTTGATTCCTAAGAGAATCACACCGTTGGTAAAATCCACAACGGCCTTGTCACCGGCTATTTTTTTAAGCTGCTCGTCGGTAATTTTGCTTGTACCTTTAAAAAGCGAGTTCTCAGAAATTTTATTGATGAACTCTTCTACGCTTTCTTTGGACTGATACTGTATCTGGATGGCATCCTCAATGTCCTCAAGAAAGGCAAATACAGGACTGATGGGAAGACCCGCCACCTTGGACACCATCTCCAGAAGCCCGAGATCCTGAGGTTCAGCTGTCGCAACGGTGAGGGCAGAGCCCAGACGATACAGGGGAATAATTTTCTTCTGTATGGCCAGATCCCTTTTGATCATGGCAATGGCATCGGGCTGAAAAATACTTTTTACCAGATCCACATAGGCATAGCCAATGGCATCCCCCCAGAGCTTTCCAAGAAACCCCTTGGAAGACACCCCTCCCTTGTGAAGAAAACTCAGAATCTCCAGATCATTCCCCTGAAATTTTTCCCTGAGATTCTGTGCGTCGTCTTCCGTGAGGAAACCGAATTCCACCACTTTTTTGACAAAGGCAGGATTGTTCATGGCAAAATCCTTTTATATTTTAAAGGGTTTCCGGCATTCATGGTATATGTGAAATCCGGCTGCGGCTTTTCATTATTTTTTCTTCATTTCCTTAAGCATTTTCCTGATCTGATCCTGGGAGAGCTTTCTGTTCATATCCTGTTTCTTCACATCCTCATCCTTACGGATTTCATCCATCAGCTCGGAAAGACGATATTTTTCCTTCATGGCTCCACCTCCATATCCCCTGTGATCTCTTTGATAAGTACTGTCATCTCCTGATAGGGAGTATCTTTACGGATATAATCATCAGCTCCCGCTTCTATGCAGCGGGTAATGGTCTCCGCATCTGCAACGGAAGTGAGCATGATAATTTTTGAGCGGGGAGATTTCCCTTTCATAAGTCCTATAACCTCATCCCCTGTTTTTATGGGCATATTGATGTCCATCAGAACAAGATCCGGCTTCTCCTTTTCCACAAGGGAAAGTCCTTCATCCCCGTTGGCAGCCTCACCCACCACATCAAGACCAACCCTTTGCAATACGGCACGCATAAAAACACGAATATGCGACTCATCATCCACAACAATGCACCTGATTTTTCTCATCATTCCTCCATGGGCAGGCAAAAGCCAAAAACAGCCCCCCCCTTATCACAATTTTCAGCATAGATATGACCACCGTGGGCCAGAACAAGACGTTTGGACAGAAAAAGCCCGAGACCCGTATACCCCTTCACCAATGGGTTCATACTGAAGCATATTGTCGGTGTATTTTATTTCCACAAACTCTCTTTTGCATCCATGTCCAGGGTCACCGCACCCCTTTTTTACGTACCACGGCATCATAAAAATACCCCATGATGCGGTCATAAAGCGCTTCCTTTAAAACGGCATCCTCTATGCCAGCATCAATATTGGGGTTGTCATTGACCTCGATGACATAGGCTTTTTTTCCGATCAGTTTCAGATCAATTCCATAAAGACCGTTTCCCACTAATCTTGCAGCTTTCAGAGCTGTTTTCAAGACAATATCCGGCACAGCTTCCAGGGCCAGAGTTGAAGCATCTCCCATGCGGCTGTTGCCGGTCTTCTTCCAGTTCACAATCTGCCAGTGGCTTCGGGCCATGAAATACTTACAGGCAAATAAAGGCTCACCCGCCAACACACCAATGCGCCAGTCATATTCCGTGGGGGTGAAAGCCTGAGAGATAATCAGGTCAGAACCTTCCAGGAAACGCTCCGCCTCCCGGATAAAAGACTCTTTATCATCCACCTTGATAACACCTTGGGAAAAGGCGCTGTCCGGCTGTTTGAGTATACGGGGCCAGGATCCGCTAAGTGCCGCATCCCTCAAGGTCTGGCGTGAAAGAATGCTGGTTTCGGGTGTGGCAATACCATGATGGGTCAGAAGCTCCGCAAGGTACACCTTGTTGGTACATTTAATAATGGAAAGGGGGTCGTCCATAACCACAAGGCCTTCGGCTTCCGCCCTCTGGGCAAAACGGAAGGTGTGGTGATTCACCGCTGTGGTTTCCCGTATGAAAAGGGCGTCAAAAAATCCGATGCGATGATAATCATTGCGGGTAATAAGACTGACATTAAGGCCAACCCTCTGCCCGGCCCGGATGAAACGTTTCAGGGTTGCAGGGTTTGATGGAGGCATTTTTTCTGCCGGGTCCGTCAGGATGGCAAGATCATATCCTTTCTTTTCAGGCCTTCTGGTTTTTAATCCCCGGCCCGCAAGATAAGCTTCCGCAAAATCCACAAGATCCTTGAAATGAATATCAGGAATTTCACTGACTCCGATCATGCGCATGGTGCGGATCTGCCACCGACCATCCTTTTTCATGAAATTCACCCTCAGAAGAGGACATTGAAAAAGGTTGAAAATTTCCATGGCAAGCCTGTCATAAAGGGGATTCAGATTCCTGCCAAAATAAATACTCAGCTCAAATTCTTCCCTTTGCAGACTGGCGAGACTCTTCTGGATCATCCGGTCCAGATCTTCCGTTACAAGGCGCACCACGGGCATGGATTTGATATCCTGCACCGAAGCAATGGTGGGGAAAGCCTTATGGCCTCTGGCCGCAGCCAGCAGGGAAACATAATAACCCGTGGACTGGTACCGGTAAGAACGGCAGAGATTGAATACCCGTGCCCGTTTCATGGTAAGAAAACGGCCATCCATAAGGTACTCACGGGATCCCACAACTTCTGCGCCAGAGATGGAGACAGGCCATCTGGAAGGCATATCCACCACAATAATATCATTCATGAAATAATGGCCTCGATTTCCTTTCCCGGAATCAGGATAAAAAAGTTTTACATTGTGAGGCTTCAAGACTGCCACTGCGCCATTTCACCTTTAAAAGCCTAATACGCCAAAGCTTAACAAAAAAACAGCCTGAAAAACAAAGGCAGAATTTTTTATTTTTTTTCCTTCCCATTCAAGACTTTATGCCTTATTATAAAACAAAGTTCAGTAGTATGGCGGGTTTCACCCCCATGGCTGCAAAGGAGGTTATCATGATTCAGCCCATTTCAGGTACAAACAACCCTTATAACGTATCTCAAATCCATCAGGTGGCCCAAAGGCCCCCTCAAAGTCAGGAGCTGGAACAGGTCCAGCCCCGACCGCTGCAGGATGCAGCCATATTCCAACCTTCCGAAGCTGCGCAAACGGCCATGGCTTCCGGATACGGACCTGATGCCCTTGCAACCTCAGCACCGGTTGCTGAAACCCTTCAGGCTACAGCTCCTCAGCCTGCAGAAGCGCCAACAACACCTTCTGCTGCGGAAAGGGCACAGAATCTTTACCAGCAGCCGGAAAGTGTGATCCGTGAATTCACCCAGATGGCCAGCAATTCAATTCAGCAGGGTCAGCAAGTGGATATCATGGTATAAACTCCGCCAGAAACGCTGCGGGATCCTTTTTTTCAAGGATACCCGCACGGGTCAGGGCAAAGTCGTAGCGGACCGGATCTTCAGGCGTAAAACGGGCAAAAGCCCGGGTAATTTCCCTTGTGGTTCTTATATCCCCTGATGTCCGGTCCGTCATTTTTGCAAGCAGGGCCATTCTGTGCATATGTACATCCAGAGGCACAAGCAGTCTCTTGCTCCCCACATCCTCCCACAATCCCGTATCCACAGCATCCTTTCTTACCATCCAGCGTAAAAAAAGATGAAGCCGTTTACAGGCACTTCCCTTTTCAGGCCGAGGCAAAAGATGCCTCGGATTCAGAGGCGCATGTTTTAAAATTTCATCCACAAAGCCCTGCAGACCTTCTTCAATATCCCCCCCCCTGTCTTTCAGGGCAAAAACGGCCCTCAGACTTCCATGACCTTGCAGCACAGCCTGAACCCCACAGAGAAAACCCACCATATGAGAGCCACCGGCAAAACGATGCCTGAAATTCCGAAATGCTTTTTCCAGACTGCACCTGTCCATCTCCATCAGCCATGCCGCAGGATGGGGTCCTGCAAGGGTAAAAAAAACCTCCAGGGATTTCAGAATCTGCTCCACCCGGCCATAGGCCAGGGCTGCAGCCATGAGAGCCGCCACTTCAATGTCCTGGGGATTTTCAAAGGCGTAGATAGTTTCCAAAGGATCTGGATGCACAAAGGCTCTGTGGGTATAGCGATCATAAATGGCTTCCAGTATGTCACGGGTAAAAAGCACGAAACTTCCCTTCAAATAAAAATTACCTGTTACCACAACCTGTCCCAGCGCCCGATGGGGGTATGCCCTGCGCCAATGCCCTCTTCTCTAAAATCAAGGGTGACAGCCCCTCCCGTATCAGTCCGAAACACCTTTATACCGGAAGCTTCCAGCCTGCGGAGAACTTCAACTGAAGGATAACGATAACGGTTTCTTATCCCGCAGGAAATAAGGGCAAGGGAAGGATTCACCACTTGCAGAAAAGAAGCCTGCGTGGATGTCCGGCTGCCATGATGCCCCACAAGCAACACATCCGATGCCAGAGCATTCCCATGGGTTTTTGCATAATGATTTTCAGCCATTCTTTCCGCATCTCCCGTAAACAGCATGCTTCCATGGGGAGTCTGCATACGGAAAACAAGAGACTCATCATTAACTTTTGAAAAACGCAATTCTCCGGGACCAAAAAACTCAAACATCGTTCCCTTAATCTCTATGGGATCTTTTTCCATGGAAGGGTGCCGGATAAGGGTACCACGCTCTCTGAAGGCCGCCACAAGTTCCTGCCCCATGCTTTCTTCCAGAGCAGCTTCGGCTATCCAAAGCTCCTTTACCCTATATCGCTCCGCCAGATGGAAAAACCCTTTGATATGATCCGCATGGGGGTGGGATGCCACCAGCACATCAATGGTGCGGATCTTCTGAAAATCCAGCCATGGGGAAAGAATAATGCGCCCCGTGTCCATGGAGTCAGGCCAGGGAAAACCACCTCCGTCCACCAGCATAACCGCACCGCCGGGCAAGCGTATGCCTGCTGC
Proteins encoded:
- a CDS encoding mechanosensitive ion channel domain-containing protein translates to MEWNFVVDNTFLAKAITSFVVIGAILLLRHGAVRSILGQENLDSTVRRRWVVTVRNAAIFFVIFLIVVIWIEQLQSIGAGLVLVAAAVVVATKEFLLNIIGYFYRTACHAFTIGDRIEVNGIHGDVLDQNLMGIRLMEVGSGIRTHQYTGVSVFIPNAVFLSAAVRNETHGGEEYVFHIITITVKAGENWMHAEALLLEAANSVCTPYLEKARVRMHNISRRHALDAPAVEPRINLQMPDHEKIAFQLRVPVPARRRGRVEADILRIFLTSMYGPDEAGETHGLSGMVPVVFGKGES
- a CDS encoding GspE/PulE family protein, producing MNNPAFVKKVVEFGFLTEDDAQNLREKFQGNDLEILSFLHKGGVSSKGFLGKLWGDAIGYAYVDLVKSIFQPDAIAMIKRDLAIQKKIIPLYRLGSALTVATAEPQDLGLLEMVSKVAGLPISPVFAFLEDIEDAIQIQYQSKESVEEFINKISENSLFKGTSKITDEQLKKIAGDKAVVDFTNGVILLGIKERATDIHIDPAEELVRIRFRIDGLLQTRLKMDLSLLAPVLSRLKVMAGLDITERRRPQDGRISLKLKNRSIDIRFSSAPAIAGEKVVMRLLGQLAVREIPSIEDLDFSNRTFRHIEAVTSSPNGVFLVTGPTGSGKTTTLFSVLKRLNTDEINIMTVEDPVEYRLEGVNQVQANSAIGLDFAAVLRSFLRQDPDVMLVGEIRDLETARIACQAALTGHMVLSTLHSNTALQATTRLMDIGVPSYIVSPSLLGVMSQRLVRRICEGCKESYTLSDAEADRYFIREEGEKVVFYKGKGCVRCNFTGYLGRLALHEVFLITNDIRDLVSRNASLVEIEATAKNEGFRGIYHDGLKKVLRGMTTIDEVNRVIDKAVVLD
- a CDS encoding response regulator transcription factor, which codes for MRKIRCIVVDDESHIRVFMRAVLQRVGLDVVGEAANGDEGLSLVEKEKPDLVLMDINMPIKTGDEVIGLMKGKSPRSKIIMLTSVADAETITRCIEAGADDYIRKDTPYQEMTVLIKEITGDMEVEP
- a CDS encoding ATP-binding protein → MNPLVKGYTGLGLFLSKRLVLAHGGHIYAENCDKGGAVFGFCLPMEE
- a CDS encoding RimK family protein produces the protein MNDIIVVDMPSRWPVSISGAEVVGSREYLMDGRFLTMKRARVFNLCRSYRYQSTGYYVSLLAAARGHKAFPTIASVQDIKSMPVVRLVTEDLDRMIQKSLASLQREEFELSIYFGRNLNPLYDRLAMEIFNLFQCPLLRVNFMKKDGRWQIRTMRMIGVSEIPDIHFKDLVDFAEAYLAGRGLKTRRPEKKGYDLAILTDPAEKMPPSNPATLKRFIRAGQRVGLNVSLITRNDYHRIGFFDALFIRETTAVNHHTFRFAQRAEAEGLVVMDDPLSIIKCTNKVYLAELLTHHGIATPETSILSRQTLRDAALSGSWPRILKQPDSAFSQGVIKVDDKESFIREAERFLEGSDLIISQAFTPTEYDWRIGVLAGEPLFACKYFMARSHWQIVNWKKTGNSRMGDASTLALEAVPDIVLKTALKAARLVGNGLYGIDLKLIGKKAYVIEVNDNPNIDAGIEDAVLKEALYDRIMGYFYDAVVRKKGVR
- a CDS encoding TIGR02757 family protein, with amino-acid sequence MLFTRDILEAIYDRYTHRAFVHPDPLETIYAFENPQDIEVAALMAAALAYGRVEQILKSLEVFFTLAGPHPAAWLMEMDRCSLEKAFRNFRHRFAGGSHMVGFLCGVQAVLQGHGSLRAVFALKDRGGDIEEGLQGFVDEILKHAPLNPRHLLPRPEKGSACKRLHLFLRWMVRKDAVDTGLWEDVGSKRLLVPLDVHMHRMALLAKMTDRTSGDIRTTREITRAFARFTPEDPVRYDFALTRAGILEKKDPAAFLAEFIP